Genomic DNA from Phaeobacter porticola:
GGAAAGCCCTTGGGCCAGAACGCCTGATGGATCTCCATCTGGCCGTTGATGATGGTGTCGGTCATCCCCTTGTAGTTCACCAGATACCGCGCGGCCTCCCAGACGGCGGGGTCGGTCAGACTGTCGGTCTTCTGATTGAAGGACAGGAAATGCACCGCCGCCTGCGGGTAGGTCTCCACCTTGATGGCGTCGCTGTCAAAGCCGCGGATCTGATCGGGCGTCAGGTTGCGGGCCATGTCGATATCGCCGGATTCCAGCAGCAGTTCCTGCGTGGCGGCTTCGGCCACATGGCGGATGATGACGCTCTCCATCTTGGGCGCGCCCTTAAAGTAATCCGCATTGGCCGCCAGCCGCACCATCTGCGCCGGACGGTAGCCCTGCAACTTGAACGGGCCGGAGCCGGCGGCGTTTTCATTCAGCCAGCCATTGCCCATGTCGCCGTCCACGGCATTGGCCATCACCACCTCTTTGTCCACCACCGAGCCGGGGCGGGCGGCCAGCACGTTCATCACAAAGGCGGGGGAGAAATCCCCTTCGTATTTGATGGTGATGCTATTGCCGTCGGCCGTCACCATCTGATCGACATTCTCAGCCGTCCAGCCCAGCTGCGCCAGAATAAAGGCCGGGGTCAGGTTCAGCTTGATCACTCGCGCCAGTGAGAACACGACATCCTCACCGCGCACCGGGTTGCCAGAGTGGAACACCGCATCATCGCGCAGGGTAAAGCGGATGGTCTTGGTTTCCGCGTCGACTTCCCAGTCGCTGGCAAGACCCGCCGCCAGCGCGGTGGGGTCCTCGGCGTCATATTGCACCAAGCGATCATAGAGGTTTGTCACCAGCTCACCCGAGGTGAACTCATAGGCCTGTGCGGGGTCAATGGCGACGATATCGTCGATGTTCTGCGCCACAATCAGCGCATTGGCAGGCGTGTCAGCGATAGCGCTGCTCGCCAGAGGCAGCGCCATCACGCTGGCCAGCAAGGCGGATTTCACGAGGTTCATGTCAGTGTCTCCCTGTTTTAATGTCTTGTTGTCTGCCGCATTGGCTCTGCCCACTGGGGAGCGGTCCCGGTCACGGCAGGTTCGGGGTGTTCTTGCTGTGCAAAACGCTCAGCGTACCGGTCCACAGCAGCCGCGCGGTCTCTTCGGTGGGATTGCTCCAGGAATGTGAGGTAAGACCGCTGTAATGCAGGCTGTCCCCAACCCGCAGACGGAACACCTGCCCATCCAGTGATTGATCAATCTCGCCCTCCAGCACATAGAGCATCTCTTCACCCTCATGGCTGACCTCCTCAGACACATATCCGGGTGGTACATGCAGGATGTAGCTGGACAGCTCTGCGCCCGGAAACTGCGCGCCAAGGGCCTCGTAGGTGATCGACGATCCCGCCAGCGAAAACTGTGTGCGCGTTGTCGCCCGCGTCAGCGCATCCGAAGGTTTGGGCGTGGCGATGAAATACTCCAGCCCCACCTCCAGCGCTGACGCAATCTGTGCCAGCGTACCCAACGTGGGGGTAGCATTGTCGCGTTCCACCTGGCTGAGATAGCCGACCGACACCCCGGCTGTGTCGCACAACGCCTGAAGCGTCAGCCCCATCTGCTTGCGCCGCTTGCGGATCAGCGCGCCCAGCATAGGGCCTGCGCTGCTGCGGGTCTTGGCGGGTTTGGGGGTGGCGCTGGTCTGGGGCATTGGCGGCTTTCGGTCTAATCCTCTTTTGCCCAGCTTAGGAAAATAATTATTGTGAAGCAAAAAATTTTTTGCTTTTGCGAAAAATAATATTTATGCCGGAGATGGATTTGCCGGTACTCTGCCGGCAGCGCGCCGTGCGCTACGGCCAGGTGGAGGGCAGGATATCTTGACCAGAACAGCAAGATCGGGGCGCGCAATTTTGCGCTGGGGGCAAGGGCTTGCGGGTTTTGCCATCGTGTCGACGCTGACCTTTCTCGGGCTTCTGGCGATTACGTTTTTCATTGGCCGTGTGGTGCCGATTGATCCGGTGCTGTCGGTGGTCGGGGATCGTGCGACACAGGAACAATATGACGTGGCGCGGGTTGCCATGGGGCTGGACCGGCCGCTGGTGATGCAGTTTTTCTCCTACGTGGGGGATGTGTTTCAGGGCGATCTGGGGCGCTCGGTTTCCACCAACCGACCTGTTGTCTCTGATCTTGCACGGGTGTTCCCGGCCACGCTGGAGATGGCCACGCTTGGCATTCTGATTGGCGTGATACTGGGCGTGCCCATGG
This window encodes:
- a CDS encoding ABC transporter substrate-binding protein; this translates as MNLVKSALLASVMALPLASSAIADTPANALIVAQNIDDIVAIDPAQAYEFTSGELVTNLYDRLVQYDAEDPTALAAGLASDWEVDAETKTIRFTLRDDAVFHSGNPVRGEDVVFSLARVIKLNLTPAFILAQLGWTAENVDQMVTADGNSITIKYEGDFSPAFVMNVLAARPGSVVDKEVVMANAVDGDMGNGWLNENAAGSGPFKLQGYRPAQMVRLAANADYFKGAPKMESVIIRHVAEAATQELLLESGDIDMARNLTPDQIRGFDSDAIKVETYPQAAVHFLSFNQKTDSLTDPAVWEAARYLVNYKGMTDTIINGQMEIHQAFWPKGFPGSYDETPFGYDPERAKSILSDAGIETPITVSLDVINAAPFTDMAQSLQASFADAGINFEILPGTGSQVITKYRERSHEAMLLYWGPDFMDPHSNAKAFAYNSDNSDNNYAATTTWRNAWAVPEDMNAKTKAALTEADPEKRLEMYRELQAEVQKTSPIVIMFQAAYQVAMDADVSGYVNGATSDFVFYRLVEKN
- a CDS encoding helix-turn-helix domain-containing protein, encoding MPQTSATPKPAKTRSSAGPMLGALIRKRRKQMGLTLQALCDTAGVSVGYLSQVERDNATPTLGTLAQIASALEVGLEYFIATPKPSDALTRATTRTQFSLAGSSITYEALGAQFPGAELSSYILHVPPGYVSEEVSHEGEEMLYVLEGEIDQSLDGQVFRLRVGDSLHYSGLTSHSWSNPTEETARLLWTGTLSVLHSKNTPNLP